The following are from one region of the Primulina eburnea isolate SZY01 chromosome 17, ASM2296580v1, whole genome shotgun sequence genome:
- the LOC140818561 gene encoding kinesin-like protein NACK2 — MKMTLGSSVTPSSKIRRMPLCTPGSTKVRVENILVTVRMRPLSSKEQASYDLIAWDITDENTIASKNLYHERHAGSYTFDKVFDPACPTWKVYEEGAKDVALSAVSGINATIFAYGQTCSGKTFTMRGVMEHAVKDIYEHIKFTPERDFVLKFSALEIYNETVVDLLNRESGSLRLLDDPERGTIVDKLIEEVVKDAQHLRYLISICEAQRQVGETALNDKSSRSHQIIRMTIESSLREDSESVKSFSASLNLVDLAGSERAAQTNTDGARLKEGSHINRSLLTLTTVIRKLSGGKKSNHIPYRDSKLTRILQTSLGGNARTAIICTMSPALSHVEQSRNTLLFATSAKEVTNTARVNMVVEKKQLVKHLQEEVARLEAEFLNPELSDSSSLRSLLREKEKKIQQMEREIHELKRLRDQVQSQLELERSSHKERKASEHQGPSCHVVKRLSYNDNDSLSSKSNSKAKIRKKARKIQTSTGVLVNEIRNLETRQRQLGEEANRALELLHKEVVSQKLGGQDTTESIAKMLSEIKVMHAASCTSEVQTKDKVTLREEIARLNSEESDISVLEKKLEKVQKFIEELVTHLPNGEETPDSKTSAKKRKGLPFTLSNTANMPNIIRSPCSARSSTCKSMEHETENRAPERNSVHDAIPRQKCITPTSEETCSISSRGKCSAQKHSSSINVKKMQRMFKKATEDNIQSIKSYVTELKERVAKLQYQKQLLVCQVLELEEANEASSDDTETLVGQSSIPWNVVFEDQKKEIIMLWHVCHVSIIHRTQFYLLFRGDPSDQIYMEVELRRLKWLEQHLDDLGNASPALLGDDPAGSVSSSIKALKQEREYLAKRVSSKLTVEEREILYMKWDIPPEGKQRRRLQLVNKLWTDPLDMQHVKESAEVVAKIVGFCESGQPILREMFELNFVPLSDKKTWMGWNLISNLLHL; from the exons ATGAAGATGACATTAGGATCATCAGTGACACCGTCATCAAAGATCAGGAGGATGCCACTATGCACCCCTGGCAGTACAAAAGTGAGGGTGGAGAATATTTTAGTGACAGTTCGAATGCGGCCATTGAGTTCAAAAGAACAAGCCTCTTATGACCTCATTGCATGGGACATTACTGATGAAAATACCATTGCTTCAAAGAATCTATACCACGAGCGGCATGCTGGATCTTACACATTTG ATAAAGTTTTTGATCCTGCTTGCCCTACCTGGAAAGTTTATGAAGAAGGTGCTAAGGATGTTGCTTTGTCTGCTGTTAGTGGAATTAATG CGACAATCTTTGCATACGGGCAGACTTGTAGTGGAAAGACTTTCACCATGAGGGGTGTGATGGAACATGCTGTCAAAGACATTTATGAACACATCAAATTT ACTCCAGAGAGGGATTTTGTGCTCAAGTTTTCTGCTTTAGAAATATATAATGAAACTGTGGTAGATCTTTTGAACAGAGAGTCTGGATCACTTCGCCTGTTGGATGATCCTGAG AGAGGAACCATTGTTGATAAGTTGATTGAGGAGGTGGTGAAAGATGCTCAACATTTGAGGTATCTAATAAGCATTTGTGAAG CTCAAAGGCAGGTTGGTGAAACTGCTCTAAATGATAAAAGCTCGAGGTCACATCAGATAATTAGGATG ACCATCGAGAGTAGTCTCAGAGAAGACTCAGAGAGTGTGAAATCTTTTTCTGCCAGTTTG aatCTTGTGGATCTAGCTGGTAGTGAGCGTGCTGCTCAAACAAACACAGATGGTGCAAGGCTGAAAGAAGGAAGTCATATCAACAGAAGCCTGTTGACATTGACAACTGTCATCAGAAAGCTAAG tggtggaaagaaaagtAACCACATTCCTTACCGAGATTCTAAACTCACGAGGATATTGCAGACTTCACTAGGTGGAAACGCCCGAACAGCAATAATTTGCACAATGAGCCCAGCTTTGAGCCATGTAGAGCAATCAAGAAACACACTTTTATTTGCTACAAGTGCAAAGGAAGTAACAAATACTGCCCGAGTAAACATG GTTGTTGAAAAGAAGCAACTAGTAAAGCATTTGCAAGAAGAAGTTGCCAGACTTGAAGCAGAGTTTCTAAACCCTGAATTGTCTGATTCTTCATCCTTAAGGTCTTTGTTGAgggaaaaggaaaagaaaatacAGCAG ATGGAGAGAGAGATTCATGAGCTGAAGCGTCTGAGAGACCAGGTTCAATCTCAGCTTGAGTTAGAAAGAAGTTCACACAAAGAGCGAAAG GCATCAGAGCATCAAGGGCCTTCTTGTCATGTGGTTAAACGTCTTTCTTATAACGACAATGACTCGCTTTCCAGCAAAAGCAATTCAAAAGCCAAGAttaggaagaaagcaagaaaaatACAGACTTCTACAGGAGTTCTGGTTAACGAAATCAGAAATCTGGAGACGAGGCAAAGACAACTTGGCGAAGAGGCAAATCGTGCACTTGAACTACTTCACAAGGAGGTTGTTTCTCAAAAGCTTGGAGGTCAGGATACTACTGAATCAATAGCAAAGATGCTATCAGAAATAAAGGTTATGCATGCAGCAAGTTGCACATCAGAGGTGCAGACAAAAGATAAGGTTAcattgagagaagaaatcgcTCGATTGAACTCCGAAGAAAGTGACATTTCAGTTTTAGAAAAGAAGCTTGAAAAAGTTCAGAAATTTATAGAAGAACTAGTTACACATCTTCCAAATGGTGAGGAGACTCCAGACTCAAAGACTTCTGCAAAAAAGAGAAAAGGGCTCCCTTTTACTTTGAGTAATACAGCCAACATGCCTAATATAATACGATCTCCTTGCTCAGCGAGATCTTCGACTTGCAAATCAATGGAACATGAAACTGAAAACAGAGCCCCTGAGAGGAATAGTGTCCATGATGCAATCCCCAGGCAAAAGTGCATCACCCCTACTAGTGAAGAAACTTGCAGCATCTCATCAAGAGGGAAATGTTCTGCACAAAAGCATTCAAGCTCAATCAATGTGAAGAAAATGCAGAGAATGTTTAAAAAAGCAACTGAGGATAACATTCAAAGCATTAAATCTTATGTTACTGAGCTGAAAGAACGGGTAGCAAAGCTACAGTATCAGAAGCAGCTTCTTGTTTGCCAG GTGTTGGAGTTAGAAGAGGCTAACGAGGCTTCAAGTGATGACACAGAAACATTAGTTGGACAATCATCCATTCCATGGAACGTGGTGTTTGAGGATCAAAAGAAAGAGATTATAATGTTGTGGCATGTCTGTCATGTTTCGATCATACACCGCACACaattttatttgttatttagaggAGATCCTTCTGATCAGATATATATGGAAGTCGAACTTAGACGGTTGAAATGGTTGGAGCAACATCTAGATGACCTCGGTAATGCCAGCCCCGCACTCTTAGGCGATGACCCTGCTGGCTCAGTATCATCAAG CATCAAGGCTCTTAAACAAGAAAGAGAATATCTAGCAAAGAGAGTGAGTTCAAAATTAACCGTGGAAGAAAGAGAGATCTTGTACATGAAATGGGATATTCCACCGGAAGGCAAACAGAGGAGGCGACTGCAGCTTGTTAATAAACTGTGGACCGATCCTCTCGATATGCAACATGTGAAGGAAAGTGCAGAAGTAGTGGCCAAGATTGTTGGTTTCTGCGAATCGGGCCAACCCATTTTGAGGGAAATGTTTGAGCTCAACTTTGTTCCCCTTAGTGACAAGAAGACATGGATGGGTTggaatttgatatcaaatcttttGCATCTGTGA